CTTTATagctattttattttgatttcatgATTCAATAGTGCTAATGTATATAACTTTTATTTGTCACTGCAGGACAAACATCTGGAACTACAGCTACATTTGTGATAGTTGATAGATGGACCGTGACAGTTGCGTCTGTTGGAGATTCACGCTGCATTTTGGATACTCAGGGTGGTGCTGTTTCAGAATTAACTGTAGATCACAGGCTTGAAGAAAATGCAGAGGAGTAAGTGTCCATCTTCTAAATCATTCCATCTGGTGTGTTGATCAGAAAATGTTCATCATCTCTTAATTAATTGCAGAAGGGAGCGTGTCACAGCAAGTGGAGGCGAAGTAGGAAGACTTTGTATTTTTGGTGGTACTGAGGTGTGTTGTAAATTTTGCATCTCCGATATCATATCACGGGTGTGAAATAAAACTTCCATTTTGCATCTGCAGATTGGTCCTCTTCGCTGTTGGCCAGGAGGTTTATGCCTTTCAAGATCAATTGGAGATATGGATGTAGGAGAATTCATTGTTCCAATACCATATGTCAAACAAGTGAAAGTAATACCTTGCtttgcttttcttttcttactctCTTTTAGACCATCTTAAGATTTACCTTCCTACCAAATCCCGGTGTACTATTTTCTGTTCTATATCTGATGTCTCAGGTAGAGACGAGTTAATTCATGAATGGCTCAGGCCCTAACCTTTTCAAAACATTTTGAAGCTATCAACTGTAGGTGGAAGGCTAATTATTGCATCTGATGGAGTTTGGGATGCCGTATCATCAGACATGGCTGCCAAGTCTTGTCATGGCTTGCCTGCTGAGCTTGCTGCTAGACAAGTTGTGAAGGTAGTGGAACTCACACGCATCTTTGCATCGATAACAAGTACTTAGGATGATATCTTTAACTCATTTACGTCGTTGATTGTCTAGGAAGCTTTGAGGACACGAGGGTTGAAGGATGACACAACATGCATAGTAGTTGACATAATACCTCCCGATAACACTGTACAGCCTGCAACTCCGCCCAAGAAGTATAACAAGCTCCGATCTCTTTTCTTCAGAAGAAAGTCGCATAAATCTGCTGCTAAACTATCAAAAAAGCTGTCAGCTGTAGGCATTGTAGAGGAACTGTTTGAAGAAGGCTCAGCAATGCTTGCTGAAAGGTCAGAATTCTCCGGAACTTTGAAACCTTATTAATACTTCATGAAGCTTTTTGTTTCtgttgattttgaattgaataaattaGACAAGATTGATTGTTAAGTACCATAACTATTCAACCATGTTAATAAGCGTTGAGATTTAGCCTAAATGTGGTCTCGTTACATAGATACGAGGTGGTTGGCATGTTTCCCTCGGATCTCAGTATTCTTTTTTCTCAACTTTCTACGAATGTTTCCAAGAAGAAGAGTTTGATCGTTGTGTTATTATGTGGATTGCAGATTGGGGAGTGAGGATTCAAATGGTCCATCAATGTCCGGTCTCTTCATCTGTGCTGTTTGTCAGGTCGATCTTGCTGCAAGTGAAGGCATATCAGTACATGCTGGTTCAATTTTCTCGACAAGCTCAAAGCCTTGGCAAGGTCCATTTCTATGTGCTGACTGTTGCAATAAGAAGGATGCCATGGAAGGAAAACGACCAAGTGGTGTTAAAGTCACTTAACTCGTGCATCGTTGCCAAGTGTGTCTACAATTTTGTTACAGTAATTCTTTCTGATACCTGCCTCATATCTTAGTTAAATTCAAAAGTGATTTATTGAACATTGGCATCAGAGCATAATACTATATGTCAGCCAATAATGTAAATAGGTtctatcaaatgaaagaagtgtGATAGTAGTTATGAGATTAATCTAAAAGatgtattttcttcttgttgttccTTGCTTGTTGCTACATCATCTTTTTTCATCTGTGTTTGAGCGGAGGGTCTATGtaaaacaacctctctaccttctCAAGGTCTGCTTACACACTTGACGCTACCCTTCTAGACTCCACTCGTGAGATTACACTGAGTTTGTTGTTTTTGGTTGTACTAATGACAAAAGAGGAATTTAACTTAACAATTAAGTTAATATCTACTCGTCCTTCTCTTGAggtattatctttttcttttagcATGAGGGAATTCCGAATGTCTtggtctttttttcttttgtttgctTCTTCATATCTTGAATTATTCAAATGCAACATTAGTGTCGGTCGGTATCCAAAATAGTATAATAAGATCAATTATTGGGAGGAGTTCATATGCACTCGATATTTAAACCAAATCAATATATGCACACCATGTATCTGTTTGGACATAAATTATCCATAACTGAATAGATACAAGATTTTAACTACATCTAATTGTGACCAAAAAGGGCCCCCAAACTTAGCTTGAGTGGCTAAAAGTGGAAGATTTGTGGCTTAGGTCACAGATTTAA
The window above is part of the Solanum pennellii chromosome 5, SPENNV200 genome. Proteins encoded here:
- the LOC107019818 gene encoding probable protein phosphatase 2C 15; its protein translation is MGSRQERHRSDHDLVPLAALISRELRNEKMEKPTVRYGCAAQSKKGEDYYLMTTDCQRIHGNPSSAFSVFAIFDGHNGTAAAVYSRDHLLNHVLGAIPCGLGRDEWLQALPRALVVGFVKTDKEFQKKGQTSGTTATFVIVDRWTVTVASVGDSRCILDTQGGAVSELTVDHRLEENAEERERVTASGGEVGRLCIFGGTEIGPLRCWPGGLCLSRSIGDMDVGEFIVPIPYVKQVKLSTVGGRLIIASDGVWDAVSSDMAAKSCHGLPAELAARQVVKEALRTRGLKDDTTCIVVDIIPPDNTVQPATPPKKYNKLRSLFFRRKSHKSAAKLSKKLSAVGIVEELFEEGSAMLAERLGSEDSNGPSMSGLFICAVCQVDLAASEGISVHAGSIFSTSSKPWQGPFLCADCCNKKDAMEGKRPSGVKVT